The Alnus glutinosa chromosome 1, dhAlnGlut1.1, whole genome shotgun sequence region AATATTATTAGTATTATAACAAGTGTGACTCGCTTGGTACGtaagtttatttgattttttccaCAATTTAAAGCAATTTCGACAAGAAGATGCCCTTGTTTTTGCAAATACTATGGGGAATGTGCTCTTTGTCTTGCATCATATTTTAATACGTTCGCATTTATTATAACTTAAAATGACTTGGACTCACCAATGAGGTTAGGATCGGAGAGGTATATATGATTGTGGAGCAAGTGtatgaaatttatatatataaaaacaaaatatagttTGAAGCAATATTAAATATTGTAAATTTGGGTTTATGGACTATTCGTACGTGGGGTTTTACTATAAACATtggaaattttttatattattttctatgGGTTGGTCCACTGCCTAGGATTTGTTATTAATTGGTTTGGCACTTGTATGATTTTCAATCCAATTTTATTCTTTGGATTTGAGTTGTACGTTGTAttgacataaatataaaagaactaaaaattcccatttttttttaatgagtttcaCGTGATTCAAAGCAATCATTTGATCATTTTCTTATTtgataattatatttttgtccaattgagagaatttttttttgtaagtatccAATTGACAGATCTTGCGTTCTTCAAGTGCACGTACGTTctatctttttcaatttcaactgaaataaaaaaaaaataaaaaatattaatgcacATTTTAGATGTTGTTTCGGTATATTTACTGATGTACAAGATACTACCATTAGATCTgtaattaaaatcaaataaatttaaactataaaataatttatcgTGAAACGGTTTCTAACCTTTTCTGTTGTATTTATGAAGTGGTTCATCTCCTGTCACGCACGATGAAAATTTTGTACTCTGGCTAAGCATGATCGGCCGGCACAGTCCAGACAAAGCAGATGGAACACCGCAATATGTTGTCATTTCTTAATTAGTCTTGATTGGAAATTAGGATACGTATTAAAAATCACAGCTGATTTGTCTTGTAAAGAAATCAAGTTCTCAATCCAAGACACCGCCAGagataaactaacatattactACGTCTTTAATAATAGATTACAcaagatctatatatatatcacaattaGATCTGTCTCGACAGTATGTGTGGTCTAGATCCTAACTcccaaatttaatatttttctgactaaATAAACTTCTTTTGGTTGGCATCAACCCTACTTCATCAGTATTATTCAAATACATGAGTGTATTATATTaatacaataataaataatttggggggggggggggaggggcgGAGTGGGAAAATCCGCAAAATGCgccaataaaattaaaaaaacaaaattttattgggGTTCCATTGGAGTGGAGTTTTGTCTTCTCAATTGGAAGTCATGATTAACTTGTTCAATATGGTCAATAAGccctttctttaatttaataACAATTTGTTTAGGCTACAACCAAGTCATTCTCTTTTTGTGggctatattttataattttataattttataatttattagcACTAATCTCCAAGAATTTCCTGGGCTCCATAGGTTGACTGGGTTTTACATGTTCTTTAATTTGTGTAAGGTCCCTAATTGCAACCGAATCTTTAGTTAATCCATTTGTTCGGATAATTTAAAGTCTCGGAAAGCTTATCACGAAGTTTACGTTcttgtatttaataattaattaatcctTTCAATGTTGGATGCGACACGAGGAGGTTCATCCATAGAATAGCACAAACATTTACTTATCAAATCGTCGCTCGCTTTGATCATAAATACCAAAAAGTCAAATCCCTAAGGGGAACTCTAGTGGTCGTGACCATTGAAATTACGTTtattaatgcatttttaaaataaatgtgtttttgatgtgacataaaaataaaaatatttcatttccatttgtaatattatttatttttatcaagaAAATAACCTAGTACTTTCATCCACAATGATTTCGtcagttttttaaaaataaaaataaaaataaaataccacATAAGTAAAGTtggacaaaaaggaaaaagactcCTATAGAATAGTTATGTAATTGTTGCGTAGATTTGTAAAGACATGTAatgtaattatttttctaatctTTAAGCATCATCCATTCCCCATCCTTACcaagaaatcaattttttatttgtctttttctaaAGCATTTACACTATTTGACTTTCAgatgaaaaggaaaataaaatgaagggaCAATCTTGTAGAACTTctctgacaattttttttttaatttttttttcttatttcgaCTTAGTGTGTGtttgaaattgtgattttataaataaaaaaaaaaatgtgattttaaaccaaatcgtagaaaatgaatcattCAAAATTAACATGCGATAATGTAATTTTAAAgttcaaactgtaattttactaaattcttaactacatttttacaattttttttctttcaaattaaacatttttaaattgcaagtgCAAACTGAGGTTAACTTTCTAAGAACGCCCCGACTAATTGTTAATTATTTGCACATCTTCCAACCACTTTCCTACAAAACGActcaattaatttaaattttctcAACTACTTTCCTCGCTTTGATTACAGGTGGGGCGAATCCTTGTAAATTGTTCGTGGGGTCGCCGATCTATAACCATTTATCGCCATGACAACGACCTTAATCTGTCTATGTGAAGAGATTCACCTTGCATTTCGGTTAGTTGCAACTTCTTTTCGTAATTACgtggctttgtttgttaatccttttttttttttttttttttttttttcctctcaaataaaaaatatttatcaacAATCTAAAACACAATACACTCCAAAACTTTTCAAACGGTTTTCAACTTTTATGTCatataaaaacactttttctaataaatattaagAGCTTTCGCATTCGGCTTAAcaaatttcatttcattatagtttttaaaatttttctttctttctattttgttaCTAATTTTTTCAAAGCACCTATACTTCAAAGCCACGTGCATGTCTTATGAGgagtaaaatatatttttgtttttcttaaatgTTTATTGAACTACTTCTCACCAAATTTTCGACTGAAGTAACCAACCGGATGCGATTACTTTACCACGTAACTTTGCATCCCGGACCGTCAAAATAACGTTTGACTAATCGAACTTGAATGCTTTAAAAAGTACCATTCAAAAAGTAATTAGGAACGAAGCTATTTCTATGATAGACCAGATGTAGTGGTACTTGGGCTTGCAAAACTTTGAATTTGATAAGTTAAGGAATTGGGTGGCTCAATTATGGTTGGAGGGCAACTTTTTAGTTGGTTGGTGGTCACTAATCTAGTACTTTGAGCACTTTGCACATGTATAACAAACTGTCTTGGTTGGTTGTATTTTCTTTTCGCAAGTTGTTGTGTTTCTATGTTGGATTGGCTAGTAGGATTTGGGGTTTTAGTGGGCTAAAGAAGAAATTTATTTGATAAATCACTTTTACTATGTGATTAGATATGAGGAAGGAATGAGAATTCCAAATTTGTGATAATGCTTAcgtttattgagaaaaaaaatatattattgggTTCTCATACTGAAATTTACTTTTGTAtaacaagtatatatatatatttttatttttggatgaataagtgATCTATATTAAACCAGAAATAGCAAATTGTACAAACTCAGTTCCACAGAACAATACAACTTGAGCAAAAAATGCCCATGAACACTCAAACCAgagaacaacaaaaacaaagctGCCAGGCTGGTAAACACCCAGCAACCTTACAACAAAGAAACAACCAACAAACAACTAGTATTACACCAGCATGTTAGAATCTAAGTTCTAACAatgacaaattttaattttaatttttttttttttttttgttcttgaattttcCCTTGCCTGAAATTCGAAACCGAACTTCTTAGAGAATAGACTTCAAAATTTGTTCCTTTGTCTTTGGTTGTCCACTATGTTTGATAGCATTTTCGGCACGCCAAATACCATACATAGTAGAGCTCAAGATCAAACGGCACAAAACACCTATCAAAGCCTCTGTTTTCTATATGTTGCATCCTTCACTAATTACAAgtatatatttcttttcatcttattttcatcttattttctTAGCtcggttaattaattttttttttcttcttaaataaaaaatattaacaaacaatctagACACAAAACACtcgtaaaaatataaaaagaagtttACCTTTATATCATTtcataacactttttcaaactataaaaaaaaattcccctaAAATACGTTAAAAAGAACCATTtatactattttctttttcttattttctttcatttaagtTGACTTGCTTAAAGTTTCAAAAGAGGTGGTATTCACGCGCCAGGGACCGCCCTGGCGCATGATGGCCACGCGCCACTCTTTCGCCTTTCCCTAACATGTCTGACGGCGGTTTTCGGACAATCTGGTGCTTTCTTGCTGGCGGCTCCCCCCCTCCCGTCACCGGGCCTCTGTTGGTGTTTTAGATGCAGTTTTTCCGGCCATCTTCGTTTGCAGGGTGTTTTTCTGGCTGTGCGTTTTCTCTTCACATGCTTTGTTGATGCTAGATCTGTTGTCGGATGTTGTGTTCTTTGGTTAGATCTGCAGGCTGCTTGTTTAGATGCTCGGATATTGTTGGACTTTTTCGCTTTACAGTGTagatcaaccattttttttagtagttgtGCTTATTTGTTTAGAATGGCTTTCAATGTATGTTCTTATAATCTTTAGATATTTTTAGGTAGTTTGCTTCCAAATTAGAAATTAGTTATGATTTAATGTTTATTGAGTCTTTGTATTCCTTAACGATTTAATTGGACCTTTAGGTTTCTTTTTAATGAAAGTAGGTactctttcttaaaaaaaaaaaaagaaaaaaaaagaaaaaaagaggtggTAGATGATCACTTGCCAACAATCataatgatttaatttttgTGCTTTTACCACCCCTCTTTTGTCCTCAACTGAAAGGTGGATACAGCATACTGTGGGTTGATGGTAGGAATAATCCATCTTTGTGATAAGAAcaatcaagaaagaaaataagaaagaaaggtGAGAGAAAGGCCACTCCAACCAACCATTTATTTGTCCGTACGCGTCAGGGAAGGGGTAGGGAAAAGGGTTAGTAAACGGGGCATTAATATCTTCTTTTGAGTTCTGACACAGAGATAAAACTGTACAGTTGCAACCTCAGCAAGGCCCCCACCCCAACCTAGTCCAGTAGTCCTAAAAAATCACGACGGTGTGtacgaaatgcaaaaaataCCACTTGATTCGtctgttttcttttctaatctACCATGCGCTGTCACAGTAGAACCAACACCGAGAGATGTTGATAGGCTAATCCCATGCTCTCTCAGCAAATAAACACGAGTCCTTATATGTATAAGTCTCtcaactttttttatttctctttgataataaaaaaaattaatttttattaaaaagttgtctctgatgtgatattagagacaacttttttcttaaaatcaattttttttataaaaaaaaaatgatgaagtgCGGATAAGAGACTCATCTTTAACATTTTCCGATTAACAACACATATCTCTCATGCAATCAGCCTCCCTTTACCTGCCAAAAGTGTGAAACGCCCATTTCATCCCTCCACTCTTGTCTTTTATGACCCAAAAAagttcggaaaaaaaaaaagaaaaaaagaaaagaaaagaaattcatcttttttattatttctattcCCATGAATTCCTGGAGATTCTAGCCCACAAGCACTGCTGCTCTACTCGCCCAGGATTGCATTATAAACGAATCTGGACCGTTAAACTACAATCAAAACCCAGCCAGAGCAGCAAAGCGACACAGAGATTAGAATCCTAGGGAGCAGGTGCACCACAGTATCAAACTAGTACATGTCGTATCTcatgatttttttaagaatcGGGACcacaaaagaaataattttttaagagatACGCCGCATGTACAACCCGCCTCGGGCATTACCCCACCCCCCCGTTGCTGTGCCTTTATTGCACACACAGACAAACACCACTGCTTTTTCATTGGTTTGTCACCATCTTTTTGCCTTTCATATCTTCCTTATCATCTACACTTCGCCTCAATTCCTAACCGTTGATATACCTAgagaatcaaaaaaaaattaatccagTGTTTTGTCACGAAGGATGACCTACTCATGAGATATATTTTTGCCTTCCAGctattacttttttctttctttatttttactaaGCATCTTCCTCGCTCTAACAGACATTAAATTCATTAAATAGTCTCagctttcttttttcacttATTTTGACCGGAACCCCACCTTTGCTCCCCTCTCTATATAAACCATCcaccacctctctctctctcctcatcCTTTTGCCTTATACTCTCTCTTAGTTTCTTGCACCTCTTCATCTTCCTTCCTTCTTTGCGCTTCCTCCTTGTTCTTGAACAAAaagctccctctctctctctctctctctctctctctctcatggcgGAGACACCATTAAAACGCCAAAGAGAAGAAACCCAAATAGAAGAATGCGAAGAGTTTAAACGCCACAAGTCGTATAGCCACATACTCTCTCTCCTGGAGGCAGAGGAAGAAGAACCCACTCAGGATCTGTCCTCTCTCATCACAACCCTCCAGCAAGAACTCTCATCCGAGTCCATCTTCAGCCCTCTTTCATTCCCTGCCACAGAACCCGACCTTGAGAACCCCACGACCGCCACCGCCACCGTTGAAGACCAgacctcctcttcttcttcttcctcgtcGTCAGCAGCTGTTTTGAAAGAAGATGAGGGGGATGACAAGGAGAGGGTTATTCGGCACCTTCTTGAAGCTTCTGATGACGAGCTTGGGATTCCGAACAGAGAGGTTGGTGTTGCTTATGATGGAGATGAAGGGTTTGACGGCGTAGATGGGTTCTCATTGTGTGATGGTCTGTGGGAATTGGAAGACGAGGCTGCCAACTACTATGCCTTGATGCAGTCTGAACTGTTCATGTAGCTGTTAGGTGATAAGTTGTCATAGGGGTTAAACAGGAGACAAAAGAAATGCTAGggatttaaatgaaaaaagtaaaagatggGAGGGAGGGTATAGAAAATGGAgatctttttgttatttttcattttagtcccctcttttgaaaaaaatgaagtgtCGCCTATGCCTTTCTCGAAGATCAAATTGTAGAAGAAAAAGCGATTCATATTCTACTCGGTTATTTTCTCgtctcaatttttcaatattGTTGACCGCTCTCCTTTTAATATTAGCGAACGGTGTAACGCAATATACAcgattattttttccttttttatttatttattagtaaTGACTAATTTAAGGATGGGTTGaaagatattgaaaaataaaaatataatttttagcattattcaAATGAATTCTATAAAACGCAATATCATCTTAacttatcatttattttattataaaataaaaatctaatttttaatattattagaacgcaaaaaaatttgaacttatcaattcattttattataccaaaaaaaaaaaaagttgtttctaCCCTAATTTTGAGCGAACTGAAACGCAAAATCATCTAAAATTGTTATTCACTTCATATTATTTAAGGTGATATAATTtaagataataattttttttttcagttctgTCAATATTACTAAGAAAAAATACATGCCTTTTGCAAATTTATATTACATGGTAATTTTATAGGACAAAAATTAGATTCAAACTAATTTGTAGCCTAAAGGTGACAAGTTTGCGACTTTTAAAGGACTTTAATTATCTTCTCGTtcgtttttttagtttttttttttttttttaactttttcttcaaacttaatctctctctcaaaacaacccggaagtaaaatatttatcaatttattaaatCGATTTTTAGCTAATTTTTATCTGTAAATAGAGTAGTGAGGAAGAAATTAATAAGCCCTATACGGATGAAAACTCAATCTTAACTGGAGAGGGTATATATGGGAACTACAAATGAACTTATTCATTAGTGTTcgtaaaaaaacacacacacacatatatatatatacaaaaaattgaaacatgaAAGAGattgcaaaaaagaagaagaaatgaccATTTAAATGAGGAGACCAAAAATACATTAAAGCATGAACGAGAACAATTGAAGCATAACTCCTAATCAGTAAGGAAATTGCTCTTTACTCTTTCGTAGCGATGTGGGGTGTGGACGATTTTACCGGTAAATTTCACGTTGGTTGATCTCTCAAAATTTTTCTATCTTTAATTGAAGTAAGTAATTGAGAAAGACCATTTATGAAACCTACCTGACtggataagtggttggacagcttaatttttaataaagaaaaattgcaccgttggtccttgtggtatgccataattatttttcactcctatggtttaaaaagttcatgagagatccatgtggtatgcaataattacaaatcgatccttgacgtcaaattctgttaaaatttttaacagattccgtcaaatgccatgtGTCATCATCTTATTAGTGACACGTGACGCTGAaatgtccaatcttaataaataaataaaaatttattaaaaaaaaatacttactttttaaaaaaattaaaattataaaaaaaaaaaaaaaaaacaaaaacaaaaatgggaaaggaGGTGGCCCCCAATGGCATGGGGGTGcgggccacccccattggctgggggtggttgggccacccctttcccatttttgttttttgttttttttttttttttaattttaatttttttaaaaaaataagtatttttatttattttttaataaatttttattttttttattaagatggacacgtgtcgctgacgtgtagggctaacagattccgtcaaaattgtggACAGAAAATTTACCCAGgaagtaaaacgtaattattgcataccacatggatctctcataaactttttaaactatagggagtgaaaaataattatgacataccacagggaccaacatTGTAATTTATCCTTTTAATAAATGGTCTCTCATAATTACCTGcctaaattcttttaaattcagataaataattataaatgaatACTGATCCGTTAATACTAGCATCAGTCTTAACGAACAAGAGAAATATCTggattttttattctttttgtatttttttagtcCATCTTGGTTCaagaaataagtaaatttaCTACTGAATATATAAGAATCACGTTAAATTAGTATATAGTCtcacatatttaataataaataaattagtaatttGTATCACGTGTCGTACTACAAAGATGTACCCCACAGAATTACCTTGAAACTCTTATGTACTTAAAGAAGTTGAGCAGAGTAAAGGAGCATCCAAAGAAACGTGGTCCCTGCACTAGGCCTGCCCCTACATCTACATACTGCAGAAGTGCCATAATGATCTTCGAGATGTGATGTGTGCCAACAtaattactaattttttatttttatttttttattgaacaaaaaattacaaaatcgtATAAATGGGTTTAGGATctgattttgtgttttatatttaaaataataataataataattgcgacAATAATTATGTGTTTGGATGACAAAATATTTCTCATGATCTTCACCGATTTTCTATTCAAACTAGCATGAGGGTCAtgcattaaaaacaaaattcatgtCTTTTTGGGAgcttcttaaaattattattaattttgtgatagattattattgaatttcaatttatttatttattttttttaacaaatataatTACAAGTAATGTTAGCAGGAAGACTCATAACTTCTTTATATCATCTTAAAATAGATGTGATTTTTAagattatcattaaatttgtgatagTCTCATTTAGTAAGTAGTTAGACAACTCAATATTTATTTGGGTAGGTGGGTGACGTTCTCATATGGACTCTTTCACAATTTTCTACTCAAATAGCTAATAATTGCTAGAGATCCAACTTCTAATGAGTCTAGTGTAGTGTTCCCTGATTTTCCAATCTATCTTTTCGATAGGGAGAATTTTTTGCCAAACAATTCTAAACATTTAGGTAGCTTATTCAAATAAACTGTTTGAATTGAGTTGCGTATGTTTTGAGGTGATCCATTAGATTAAGGTtctctaaaattattatttcgaatttgagagaatcggACAGGTCATTGTAATAAATCACTATAAGACCCACATGACTAAATAAGTGGTTAGGTAGCCAAATTTTTAATTGGTCAAGTAAGTCCGGCAAATGGTCTTTTACAATTACTTATCCGGatcataaattttgtttatagtAAAAGCTTGATTTTCAAACTTCTCTCAAAATGCAGGTGGGTgcttttttaaagcaaaaatgtggtttttaattttttttttaaacaaaaccgATCATTTTTTACttaacacaactttttaaagtaTTAAAACCGCTTTTAAATTCCTAAACGCAATCGCAGACAGCCACTTAGTtagaagagtaatgattcactaccacataaatatacaattttttatcatcttgcctatgtggcaaggtgatccctcaccttaatttatttttaaaaaataaaaaaatttaaaaagtagtgggggaccaccttgccacataggaaAGGTggttaaaaattatatctttaaGCGACAGTGAATTATTATTCTAGTTAAAAACCACATGAGCTTTCATTAATTCGTTTGAGGCCAttctttgaatttatttttaattatttatttagttgAAATACCGCACAACAAGTAGAAATTATCTAAACGAGTCCGAATAAAAGGACATACGCTACGTgcatttttggtttgaaaaatactacactttttaaaatttctcaTCAAAGTTTGTTCTTCAAATGATTTGGTAGAATCCTATAAAAATGAGATggttacttattttttaaaataataaattatatagaaTTATGACACATCGTTTAAACAGGAAATTTGAGagcaaattttgaaaaagtatAACAGATCCTCTCTCTTTTGGTTTTACACTGTTTGACGCGAcaatgtaaattttgatttgatttgattttttttttttaacaaataacatgAGTTATAGTATATTATTGAAGAACGCCCGAAGGCAATTACAAAGAATAGAGGTACAAAATCCTATATACTCAAAGCTAGAAAAATCTGACTTAAAATAACTATCTAAACAACACACAACATTACATGAACAACGTTTGAGCCGCTCTTTACATTTATGCACaatctaaacaaagaaaaagagggatAATCTAACTATTATAccaacaaatagtccagtaaCAATTGAGCATTACAAAGGCATACTGTGAAcaggaaaacaaacaaaaaacccaaataGAAACCAAAAGAAACCGGCGTCGAGAAAAAGCTGTCATTGGTACCAGCGTGTGTACACACGTGCCTTCACCGAGGACCTCCCTCTGCAGCAAATGATCACCGAAATCACCAATCTCCACTATAGAGAGGCGCATGTCATGAATGATCCAATCGAATAACACAGATCTAGCTCTAAAGAAGACATAAAAAAAGCACAGCCATAAAAACTCGCTGGAGACACACTAGAAAAGTTGCTCCCCAACACAGACGCTCTGTGTAGCCTTCTGCCAGGAAAACCAACAGAAAAAAGCacaaggaaaaactaaaaaacaatcTCCATAGCCTTGGATGAACTAGGAGAACATCACCCACTACCGGATTTAGTCAGGGGTAACAAAACCCTCTATAAGGGATAGGAGGTAAACcaaagcaaagaaaacaagaaaaaacataaaggaatggagagaggagaggagggaagggtc contains the following coding sequences:
- the LOC133868373 gene encoding uncharacterized protein LOC133868373, producing MAETPLKRQREETQIEECEEFKRHKSYSHILSLLEAEEEEPTQDLSSLITTLQQELSSESIFSPLSFPATEPDLENPTTATATVEDQTSSSSSSSSSAAVLKEDEGDDKERVIRHLLEASDDELGIPNREVGVAYDGDEGFDGVDGFSLCDGLWELEDEAANYYALMQSELFM